From Coffea arabica cultivar ET-39 chromosome 2e, Coffea Arabica ET-39 HiFi, whole genome shotgun sequence, the proteins below share one genomic window:
- the LOC113728473 gene encoding uncharacterized protein, with protein MGSESKPNKFHYDLSMSKRTRRSLNLVEDDHDQGSFQAWHGEEECALEFAIGDEEKGSISLSEASENDQKKSLKQLIGGRSLSQHFSQEEPQLQLVVKQHDQEGLNGLKFTRMVSRYAKALSHLIKLKRKQQMGLYKKPVLPLTN; from the coding sequence ATGGGAAGTGAGTCCAAGCCAAATAAATTCCACTATGATTTATCCATGTCAAAGAGGACTCGAAGATCATTGAATCTCGTTGAAGATGATCATGATCAAGGCTCATTTCAAGCATGGCATGGAGAAGAAGAATGTGCCCTGGAATTTGCCATTGGGGATGAAGAAAAGGGCAGCATTAGTTTGAGTGAAGCATCGGAAAACGACCAAAAGAAGAGCTTGAAGCAGCTGATCGGTGGAAGGAGCCTTAGCCAACATTTCTCACAGGAAGAGCCACAGCTTCAATTGGTTGTTAAACAGCATGATCAAGAAGGACTGAATGGATTGAAGTTCACAAGGATGGTGAGTCGTTATGCAAAAGCTTTAAGCCATTTGATCAAGCTTAAGCGAAAACAACAAATGGGGCTTTACAAGAAACCAGTTCTTCCATTGACCAATTAA